A part of Cryptococcus neoformans var. grubii H99 chromosome 6, complete sequence genomic DNA contains:
- a CDS encoding glyoxal oxidase, with amino-acid sequence MTSLNMATLLALLPLLSLVVASPSPTPQDGTTPGYTANKRGYSKAPTPLSFESVGDTGVSAQQMFLGNNKKVYVIDKAENNPITINGAYGTHPAWATEYDIETNEYRTLDVYSNTFCAGGNVLGNGTWVIFGGNQPVTTGGVASTDAAAYSDTDGGSAIRMINPCTDETCEYIQGETSYDKSQGMGGWLQMTGKRWYPTAEALEDGSLIVIGGDKNGGYVNTAAQDNPTYEFFPPRDGDPVNLQFLTDTLPVNLYPLVWLLPSGKLFMQAYRKTILYDYNTKTTTDLPDMPYATRVYPASAATVMLPLTPANNYTVTLLFCGGSNTTQWGDDGSAGYNVTAVPADGTCVRISPDNDNPQYEDDDYMFEGRSMGQFVILPDGTFWMGNGVAMGTAGYGNEMYSVGQSYGQDPLYMPALYNYSAPKGSRWNRTGLSASANERMYHSTAILLPDSSVLIAGSNPNADFTNNQWRSRTDSEKWYPWYYNEKRPTYSGMPANLYYGGNSFNLTMSGTDEDTAKNTKVVLIRGGFNTHAMGFGQKMLELESTYTIDMNTGNTTIHVSQLPGNPGPTLFQPGPAMFFVVVKGVPSMAEFIMVGNGRLGDQNTTNNAVLPPSTVVAIATTSASASATDAGSSATSVDSSSSSSSSSESGAAPVLLSGMGMGGVIVAVLSALAVLA; translated from the exons ATGACTTCACTAAACATGGCAACACTTCTTGCACTCCTCCCACTCTTATCACTCGTTGTCGCCTCTCCCTCACCTACACCACAAGATGGAACGACTCCCGGATATACTGCCAACAAGCGAGGTTATTCAAAGGCTCCGACACCACTGAGTTTTGAAAGCGTTGGCGATACTGGTGTCAGTGCGCAACAA ATGTTCTTGGGTAATAACAAGAAGGTCTATGTCATTGACAAGGCAGAAAACAACCCTATCACCATTAACGGCGCATATGGCACCCATCCCGCATGGGCCACCGAGTATGACATTGAGACGAACGAAT ACCGAACTCTTGATGTGTACTCAAATACTTTCTGTGCTGGTGGTAATGTTCTTGGTAATGGTACCTGGGTCATCTTTGGTGGTAACCAAC CTGTCACAACAGGTGGTGTCGCCTCTACCGATGCTGCTGCTTATAGCGATACTGATGGAGGAAGTGCCATCCGAATGATCAACCCTTGTACCGACGAAACCTGCGAGTACATCCAAGGCGAAACCTCTTATGACAAGAGCCAGGGCATGGGCGGTTGGCTTCAAATGACTGGAAAGCGTTGGTACCCTACGGCCGAGGCTCTCGAGGACGGAAGTTTGATCGTCATCGGTGGTGACAAGAATGGTGGTTATGTCAACACTGCCGCTCAAGATAACCCCACCTACGAATTTTTCCCTCCTCGTGACGGGGACCCAGTCAACCTGCAATTCCTTACTGACACTCTTCCTGTCAACCTCTACCCCCTTGTTTGGCTGTTGCCTTCCGGTAAGCTGTTCATGCAGGCGTATCGCAAGACCATCCTCTACGACTACAACACCAAGACAACCACGGACTTGCCCGACATGCCTTATGCCACTCGAGTATATCCTGCTTCCGCCGCCACCGTCATGCTCCCTCTTACACCTGCCAACAACTACACTGttacccttctcttctgtgGTGGCTCGAACACTACTCAGTGGGGTGATGATGGTAGTGCCGGTTACAATGTCACTGCTGTCCCCGCTGACGGTACCTGTGTCAGAATCAGCCCCGACAACGACAACCCTCAAtacgaagatgatgactATATGTTTGAGGGTAGGAGTATGGGACAGTTTGTCATCTTGCCTGATGGAACCTTCTGGATGGGTAATGGTGTTGCTATGGGAACTGCTGGTTATGGTAACGAAATGTACAGTGTTGGCC AATCTTACGGTCAGGACCCTCTCTACATGCCTGCCCTGTACAATTACTCTGCTCCCAAGGGCTCGCGATGGAACCGAACTGGCCTTTCTGCCTCTGCCAACGAACGAATGTACCACTCCACCGCTATCCTCCTTCCTGACTCCTCCGTCCTCATCGCCGGTTCCAACCCCAACGCCGACTTCACCAATAATCAGTGGCGCAGTCGTACTGATTCTGAGAAGTGGTACCCTTGGTATTACAACGAAAAGCGTCCTACTTATAGCGGCATGCCTGCCAACTTGTATTATGGTGGTAACTCTTTCAACCTTACCATGTCCGGTACCGATGAGGATACAGCGAAAAACACCAAAGTCGTCCTCATCCGAGGCGGTTTCAACACTCACGCTATGGGCTTTGGTCAAAAGATGCTCGAGTTGGAAAGCACGTATACTATTGATATGAACACTGGCAACACGACTATTCACGTCTCTCAGTTGCCTGGTAATCCCGGCCccactctcttccaacctgGACCCGCCATGTTCTTCGTTGTTGTTAAGGGTGTTCCTTCTATGGCCGAA TTCATCATGGTCGGTAACGGTCGACTCGGTGACCAAAACACGACGAACAACGCCGTTCTCCCTCCTAGCACCGTCGTCGCCATCGCTACCACTTCTGCCTCTGCGTCTGCGACCGACGCGGGCTCCAGCGCGACTTCTGTcgattcttcttcctcctcttcgtcatcaaGCGAATCTGGTGCTGCACCTGTGCTGTTGAGtgggatgggaatgggaggtGTGATTGTAGCCGTGCTTTCGGCACTGGCTGTTCTCGCGTAA
- a CDS encoding nuclear export factor yields the protein MSADPALASASKLAARAARFSNTLPGNRYKELEEARAKEVQQHHAQQRLVRDGKVELEDAVEMRGTCEKMCSDYEREFREWTREVHPFEATPDKRMDPTKAVAAYSRSDAGAGHGTAAILPSDLRTPRTLIRTLDYLFTSIMTLLPPSSSDLPPNSELAQRKALGYSAGFIRDRTRAIRKEFAMQSSWGHEEAIESFERIARWHILCLRELQEEEGTNNDMHIDSAELGRCFTSLRQHYNDRREESGLDMPCSHEPEFRAYMLVYDLTSKSISIPTSELPSSILSHPLVKIAWEIRRSAQRNFDSQKEGSKHNAELGMNNIRRFIKLLSSPKVPYLLACLVEIRLREMRRSALRAMTRAYPRLKTEPIRVNEKGEVVERRMVLIETLNKILGCLTPDSTLSAWDDVPSRSAAELDPDNESEAICRRFSIPLFPADNEGGEKRGALINLGTPFDDNKDAPYTRRWALVSAKRGGKGFVQVVNSGSPLSSEGSLSISVPLKTTAQALAAPVSAFGGPGASSAFDFKKPLSSTTNPSSVRPIEGQTSMSAFSFGSKTGAGSAFGSTSTPATVSNKPSSPAFNFGFSKPSSASVAPPAHADAPRVTPAPAGVSLPSNMKTASTLGTPPLFSFSPSQPAKEKEKEKEVDAKAKGVPDFFSSAAPAPAPASASTGAVSTPTSAPLSIPPAAMGENKASIDVANAKSKESGQKDKPGFSFVFGSAPTSTSSKPTSVPIPLTSTPPIDEKSRKRAAGEEGKKDEARGKPELFTFSAHGAASSESGIKEGVKDKPLFSFTATPGPSALGAPTSATASATAAPPLGVNLNTGASTVPPLTPASSTTPHTIVRSRSHRDPSLLLSTSSPASQLHRLSPSLSKSTSKISLDAYHAERLQRRQAIPSVCEELVVQVMKGILRDCLTPDLEALVKQQLAERTYAARKAYRSEAIKSWSQVLFRDHFLLGSTNCNGGGDRDGLVREIAKEAMLDEIRRRWRAREAGRWWKLWAKDKRERREGGERKRREWVGGLKEMGLGASMGPSVTVLGAKTNGVGDVSMDVEMDSMDAGLDSLRLDIEIIQAERNKDNFFAPSTFLTSIARYVAPQLSSAFTSTTISLSDSASSSGPESTALSPHQGHPAFITLLSTPSGGSSADRTVEEWLVSKFTPPNSSSQLDQVHDGDAETTPDGEKEGGYMCGGVEFDLRVVNNGMMSKHSRDDGWMGLVVFEAPLKTTDAKKASENIANAQDRMGLLVKTLQDDGNRFVPGLIVLSWEDESMDDLAERLQIQSEVAFFSNKSFVSLGTADDLDQLFAKALEGLGEVEVKEQGVVRLQDVAEGVLFYWKQFVDVTGILLSQRRSDAHLGWTCLKSGIELINSIPRLAREFAGARGLDNGTVLDSIALPEITFDAPSSNDKLVDQVAGYFEDKIFMGIDELSLLVVRLSQAAQYGHALPIDSILQFLSFFVLGELQHRHLVVRTFFVTETEMDRWQRDHLRRVISKFGELVEKKIQLITSLAEPPSSSHTIVELPPIRTSSPITISKITDTTSTTIIMPTGKKRPRGEKDERAMLDREKKGKKENKAAKAERLLKLMQKVERTLSERDNII from the exons ATGTCTGCAGATCCTGCTCTCGCCTCTGCGTCAAAACTAGCAGCTCGAGCAGCCCGATTCTCCAACACACTCCCAGGCAACCGTTACAAAGAGCTCGAAGAAGCACGGGCCAAGGAGGTACAACAACATCATGCACAGCAGAGGCTAGtgagggatggaaaggtgGAACTGGAAGATGcggtggagatgagagggaCTTGTGAAAAGATGTGTAGTGATTATGAGAGAGAGTTTAGGGAGTGGACAAGAGAGGTGCATCCGTTCGAGGCT ACTCCAGATAAGAGGATGGATCCCACAAAAGCTGTTGCAGCCTATTCCCGTTCGGATGCAGGTGCAGGCCATGGTACCGCTGCCATCCTCCCTTCCGACCTTCGTACACCTCGGACCCTCATTCGTACACTCGACTATCTGTTCACATCCATCATGACTCTTTTacctccctcttcttccgatTTACCACCGAATAGTGAACTGGCGCAACGCAAGGCACTTGGATATAGCGCAGGTTTTATTCGAGATCGGACCCGAGCCATTCGGAAAGAGTTTGCGATGCAGAGCAGCTGGGGACATGAAGAAGCTATTGAGAGTTTTGAAAGGATAGCGAGGTGGCATATCCTCTGTTTGCGTGAACttcaggaagaggagggaacgAACAACGATATGCACATTGATTCTGCCGAACTCGGAAGAT gcttTACAAGCTTAAGACAACATTATAACGATCGTCGTGAAGAATCAGGTCTCGACATGCCCTGCTCCCACGAACCTGAATTCAGAGCATATATGCTAGTTTACGACCTCACCTCAAAATCCATCTCAATTCCCACCTCCGAATTACCCTCCTCTATCCTGTCTCACCCTCTTGTCAAAATTGCTTGGGAGATAAGACGAAGTGCACAAAGGAATTTTGACAgtcaaaaagaaggatCAAAGCATAATGCCGAGTTGGGAATGAACAACATCCGGCGCTTTATCAAactcctttcttctcccaaggTCCCCTACCTACTTGCATGCCTCGTGGAAATCCGTCTAAGGGAAATGAGAAGATCGGCATTACGTGCGATGACTAGGGCGTATCCGAGATTAAAAACGGAGCCAATAAGGGTGAatgaaaagggagaagtcgtggaaaggagaatggTCTTAATCGAAACCCTCAACAAGATATTAGGGTGTTTGACTCCAGACTCGACTCTTTCGGCATGGGACGACGTGCCATCACGGTCTGCTGCCGAGCTAGACCCTGACAATGAGAGTGAAGCCATCTGCAGGCGGTTCAGCATCCCCCTCTTTCCTGCTGACAATGAGGGtggggaaaaaaggggcGCTCTCATCAACCTTGGGACACCATTCGACGATAACAAGGATGCACCGTACACTCGACGATGGGCTTTGGTCAGTGCGAAACGGGGTGGGAAAGGGTTTGTACAAGTTGTCAACAGTGGTAGTCCCCTTTCAAGCGAAGGCTCGTTGTCCATCTCTGTACCACTCAAGACAACAGCGCAAGCATTAGCGGCACCCGTATCGGCGTTTGGAGGCCCTGGAGCATCGTCGGCGTTTGATTTCAAGAAGCCCCTGTCATCGACTACGAACCCATCCTCTGTCAGACCTATTGAGGGGCAAACGAGCATGTCAGCTTTCAGTTTTGGCTCGAAAACTGGGGCCGGCTCTGCCTTTGGCTCGACATCGACCCCAGCGACTGTGTCTAATAAACCTTCTTCACCGGCGTTCAACTTTGGCTTTTCCAAAccatcttccgcttctGTTGCCCCACCTGCTCACGCCGATGCTCCTCGTGTAACTCCCGCTCCAGCAGGGGTATCCCTGCCTTCGAATATGAAGACTGCATCTACGTTGGGAACTCCACCCTTGTTTTCATTCTCACCCTCTCAACCCgcgaaagagaaggagaaggagaaagaggtggatgcaaaggcaaagggcGTCCCtgatttcttctcttctgcagCTCCAGCTCCAGCTCCAGCTTCGGCGTCCACAGGCGCAGTCTCTACTCCAACCTCTGCCCCTCTTTCTATTCCGCCAGCAGCAATGGGAGAAAACAAAGCGAGCATTGATGTCGCAAATGCAAAATCCAAAGAAAGTGGACAGAAAGACAAACCGGGTTTCTCTTTCGTCTTTGGCTCTGCACCTACATCTACTTCCTCGAAACCCACGTCGGTTCCTATACCGCTTACCTCTACGCCCCCGATTGATGAGAAGAGTAGGAAACGTGCAGCGGGTGAGGAGGGTAAAAAGGATGAAGCCAGGGGGAAGCCAGAGCTGTTCACCTTTTCGGCGCATGGTGCCGCGAGTTCCGAGAGTGGGATCAAAGAAGGTGTCAAGGATAAACCGTTGTTCTCGTTTACAGCGACTCCAGGTCCGTCGGCATTGGGTGCGCCTACATCTGCTACAGCCTCTGCAACTGCCGCGCCACCGTTAGGTGTCAACCTCAATACCGGTGCTTCCACTGTACCCCCGCTCACACCTGCCTCGAGCACTACTCCCCATACAATCGTACGATCACGCTCGCACAGAgatccttccctcctcctctcgaCATCCTCACCAGCCTCTCAATTACACCgtctttccccttccctctcaaAATCAACCTCCAAAATCAGTCTTGACGCTTATCACGCCGAAAGACTGCAGCGTAGGCAGGCTATTCCATCCGTATGTGAAGAGCTAGTGGTACAAGTTATGAAGGGGATATTGAGAGACTGTTTGACCCCTGATCTGGAAGCCTTGGTAAAACAGCAATTGGCTGAGCGGACGTATGCTGCGAGGAAAGCTTATCGATCAGAGGCGATCAAGTCTTGGTCACAGGTGTTGTTCCGAGACCATTTTTTGCTTGGTTCTACCAACTGCAATGGCGGTGGGGATAGGGATGGGCTTGTAAGGGAGATTGCAAAGGAGGCGATGCTAGATGAAATCAGACGACGATGGAGGGCGAGGGAGGcaggaagatggtggaagCTCTGGGCAAAGGacaagagagaaagaagggagggaggggagagaaagagacgGGAATGGGTGGGAGggttgaaggaaatggGCTTGGGTGCGTCTATGGGCCCGTCGGTAACTGTCTTGGGTGCCAAGACGAATGGTGTGGGAGATGTAAGCATGGATGTGGAGATGGACTCAATGGATGCTGGACTGGATAGTTTACGATTGGATATTGAGATCATTCAG GCGGAGAGGAATAAGGACAATTTCTTTGCTCCATCAACGTTCCTAACTTCTATCGCTCGATACGTCGCCCCTCAACTCTCCTCTGCTTTTACTTCCACAACCATCTCCTTGTCCGACTCTGCATCCAGCTCCGGACCGGAGTCAACAGCTCTCTCTCCGCACCAAGGACATCCGGCCTTCAtcactctcctctccacGCCCTCTGGTGGCTCATCTGCTGACCGGACAGTAGAGGAATGGCTGGTGAGCAAGTTTACACCCCCtaattcttcctctcagcTGGATCAAGTTCATGATGGGGATGCTGAGACGACGCCAgatggggaaaaggaagggggTTATATGTGCGGTGGAGTGGAGTTCGACCTGAGGGTTGTTAATAATGGGATGATGTCTAAGCACTccagagatgatggatggatgggtTTAGTTGTCTTCGAGGCACCCTTGAAAACGACTGACGCGAAGAAAGCCTCTGA AAATATAGCCAATGCTCAAGATCGAATGGGGTTACTTGTGAAAACGCTTCAGGATGACGGAAATAGGTTTGTGCCGGGCTTGATTGTCCTCAgctgggaagatgagagcATGGATGATCTGGCCGAACGT TTACAAATCCAATCCGAAGTCGCCTTCTTTTCTAACAAATCCTTCGTTTCACTGGGCACTGCCGATGATCTCGATCAACTATTCGCCAAGGCACTGGAAGGATTGGGGGAGGTCGAGGTGAAGGAACAAGGGGTCGTGAGGTTGCAAGATGTGGCCGAGGGAGTCCTCTTTTATTGGAAACAGTTTGTCGACGTCACTGGAATATTGTTATCTCAGCGACGCAGCG ATGCTCACCTGGGATGGACATGTCTCAAGTCAGGTATTGAGCTCATCAATTCCATCCCTCGACTTGCAAGGGAATTTGCAGGCGCAAGAGGTTTGGACAATGGGACTGTCCTTGACTCCATCGCCCTGCCAGAGATCACTTTCGACGCGCCTTCATC CAATGATAAACTGGTTGATCAAGTGGCTGGATACTTTGAGGACAAGATTTTTATGGGGATCGACGAGCTCTCTTTGTTGGTTGTAAGGCTGTCACAGGCAGCGCAGTACGGCCACG CACTCCCTATCGACTCCATCTTGCAATTTCTCTCATTCTTTGTTCTCGGCGAGCTTCAGCATCGCCATCTCGTTGTCCGGACGTTCTTTGTCACGGAAACTGAAATGGATCGATGGCAAAGAGATCATTTGCGACGAGTCATATCTAAGTTTGGAGAACTCGTTGAGAAAAAGATCCAGCTTATCACTTCTCTCGCCgaacctccttcctcatctcatACTATCGTAGAGCTCCCGCCCATTAGAACATCTTCCCCCATAACCATTTCAAAAATCACCGAcaccaccagcaccacCATTATTATGCCTACAGGCAAGAAACGTCCTCGGGGTGAAAAGGACGAAAGGGCAATGCTGGacagagagaagaaggggaaaaaagagaataAAGCCGCGAAAGCGGAGAGGCTATTGAAGTTGATGCAGAAAGTTGAGAGAACGTTGAGTGAGCGGGATAATATTATTtag